One Vairimorpha necatrix chromosome 7, complete sequence DNA segment encodes these proteins:
- a CDS encoding putative SP-containing membrane protein yields MKILIFCFILLCALSVSDSETSEDYSETSEDDYEYKNGDVISNIKKRVQSLTRDKELQKDSSSATNQRIIIDTPNSAKTKVMATSSNNTSTQEKTDIVSIKEQSKNENETDEIPYDISGNVYITMFLFIISIIIAKIIIYLINLI; encoded by the coding sequence atgaaaattttgatattttgttttatattactTTGTGCACTAAGTGTAAGTGATAGTGAAACAAGTGAAGATTATAGTGAAACAAGTGAAGATGattatgaatataaaaatggagatgtaatttcaaatattaaaaaaagagttCAGAGTTTAACTAGAGATAAAGAGCTACAGAAAGATTCATCTTCAGCTACCAACCAGAGGATTATCATTGACACTCCAAATAGTGCCAAAACTAAAGTCATGGCAACCAGTTCCAATAATACGAGCACACAAGAGAAGACAGATATTGTTAGCATTAAGGAACAAtctaaaaatgaaaatgaaaCAGATGAAATCCCTTATGATATATCTGGAAATGTTTACATCacaatgtttttatttataatatctataataatagcaaaaataattatttatttaatcaaCTTAATTTGA
- a CDS encoding putative SP-containing protein — protein MNFLKSKISIICFLLLIRSKEPSTQENDEFSQSLANIVKAQVIKEIKQLEDEGQKAVKDTTEGLIGSQSGTSSD, from the coding sequence ATGAATTTCTTAAAGTCAAAGATCTCAATTATCTgctttttattgttaataAGATCTAAAGAACCATCAACTCAAGAAAATGATGAATTTAGTCAAAGTTTAgcaaatattgtaaaagcTCAAGTGATCaaagaaattaaacaaTTAGAAGATGAAGGACAAAAAGCGGTGAAAGATACAACAGAAGGATTAATTGGTAGTCAAAGTGGTACATCTTCAGATTAA